One segment of Streptomyces sp. NBC_00576 DNA contains the following:
- a CDS encoding endonuclease/exonuclease/phosphatase family protein, which translates to MIVRGERRSLRRWEYGLGAGAVGVTGLLALHFAVPNRVGRLGSALETFLPWLGVVVPLLGCLALVKRSAPGLVACLLPALAWLWLFGGLWFASSSESYDLTVVQHNIADDNSDPSGTAQALLATGADLVAVQELTSAARPVYEDVLGASHPHRAVHGTVGLWSSYPLTDVRAVDIRPAGFPDSWQRGLRATVAAPEGAVAVYVVHLPSIRLGASGFASAARDESAVRLGALVADDPAVRLLVVGDLNGTVQDRGLDPLTSQLAAPDVGFAFSWPASLPVARIDQVLGRGVMVTEVSALDATGSDHLPVFGRVRLG; encoded by the coding sequence GTGATCGTACGCGGAGAACGGCGAAGCCTTCGGCGGTGGGAGTACGGGCTCGGCGCGGGTGCCGTCGGTGTCACCGGTCTGCTGGCCCTGCACTTCGCCGTGCCCAACCGGGTCGGGCGGCTCGGCAGCGCGCTGGAGACGTTTCTGCCGTGGCTGGGCGTGGTCGTGCCCCTGCTCGGGTGCCTGGCCCTGGTCAAGCGGTCGGCGCCAGGGCTGGTCGCCTGTCTGCTGCCCGCGCTGGCCTGGCTCTGGCTGTTCGGCGGGCTCTGGTTCGCCTCGTCCTCCGAGTCGTACGACCTGACGGTCGTCCAGCACAACATCGCCGACGACAACTCCGACCCGTCCGGCACCGCGCAGGCGCTGCTCGCCACGGGCGCCGACCTCGTGGCCGTGCAGGAGCTGACATCCGCGGCGCGGCCCGTGTACGAGGACGTCCTGGGCGCGTCCCACCCCCATCGGGCGGTCCACGGCACGGTCGGGCTCTGGTCCTCGTACCCCCTCACGGACGTGCGGGCCGTGGACATCCGGCCGGCTGGGTTCCCGGACAGCTGGCAGCGCGGCCTGCGGGCCACGGTCGCCGCGCCCGAGGGAGCGGTCGCGGTGTACGTGGTCCACCTGCCGTCGATCCGTCTCGGCGCGAGCGGTTTCGCATCGGCGGCCCGTGACGAGAGCGCGGTTCGGCTCGGGGCGCTGGTCGCGGACGACCCGGCGGTCCGGCTCCTGGTCGTGGGTGACCTCAACGGCACCGTGCAGGACCGGGGGCTGGATCCGCTCACCTCACAACTCGCCGCGCCTGACGTGGGGTTCGCGTTCAGCTGGCCGGCTTCGCTGCCGGTGGCGCGGATCGACCAGGTGCTCGGCAGGGGCGTCATGGTGACGGAGGTGTCAGCCCTGGACGCGACCGGGAGCGACCACTTGCCGGTGTTCGGCCGTGTGCGTCTTGGCTGA
- a CDS encoding type I restriction endonuclease subunit R — MADHNEVVFETEICKYLEAHGWLYSENDRDGGEYDRERALFPNDLYAWLEETQRPAYEKALKAAGSQAKFLDVLTAALDRPLEHGGGTLNILRNGVQYIGGGRLKMAQFRPETSLNATTTAHYEAMRVRVVRQVHFSTADQRILDLVFFVNGLPMATVELKTDFTQSLDEAINQYKQGRNPLTKGRPEPLLSFGHRALVHFAVSNDLAAMTTRLEGERTHFLPFNIGFDGGAGNLPGADGRSSTAYLWERVWEKHAWLNIIGRLMIVQTKEEWDVTVGTSVRRTSMLFPRFHQWEAVTSIVKAVKEEGVGQRYLIEHSAGSGKTNTIAWTAHRLARLHVDDRKVFDSVIVVVDRTVLDSQLQDAIRQIDGTGKIVATISPEDVRKAGAKSKSGLLAQALKNGELIIAVTVQTFPHALNEIRTDAGLKGKRFAVIADEAHSSQSGQISSKLKQVLTAEEVKEIEEGGEVDVESVLASEMTERAESENISYFAFTATPKNKTLELFGRKGADGKPHEFHLYSMKQAIEEGYILDVLKGYQSYDTALKIAGRAESGDGGEVEEAAARKGLMRWVQLHPTNISQKVQIIVEHFHANVAYLLEGKAKAMVVTDSRKSAVKYKLAIDAYIARRRTEDASYNYRTLVAFSAGVTMAEDETWHSDWGPQPSKDDEFTEANMNPGAGADLAAAFKGQTYKIMLVANKFQTGFDQPLLSAMYIDKKLSGVTAVQTLSRLNRTHRTAGGEQKRKTFVIDFANKPEDIKTAFEPYFKNATLETETDPYVVVHLANKLAQAGIYTEDDVRKVAELWVTRKGNNALSAAISPAQHGFRRRYARAIEEEDKVTLQALDLFRKDVSTYVRLYDFMSQIVDYGDPYMEMLSIFLRLLEKVIAESAWAADVDLSDVVLVGVKHNKAIPVNISLVGDGQLKGISAAGTGMKKDPKYVALQVVIDKMNDLFGAESFAESQVREFVQGLVQRLLADPNLIRQTKVNSKKQFVESPDFQAAVTEAVADNQDAHNTMADYFFTDGPAINSIIVALADAFYEAAVDQQVAP, encoded by the coding sequence ATGGCCGATCACAACGAGGTGGTCTTCGAGACGGAGATCTGTAAGTACCTCGAGGCTCACGGTTGGCTGTACTCGGAGAACGACCGTGACGGCGGGGAGTACGACAGGGAGCGGGCGCTGTTCCCGAATGACCTGTACGCGTGGCTGGAGGAGACGCAGAGGCCGGCGTACGAGAAGGCATTGAAGGCGGCGGGCTCGCAGGCGAAGTTCCTCGACGTGCTGACTGCGGCGTTGGACAGGCCGCTGGAGCATGGCGGGGGCACACTGAACATCCTGCGCAACGGGGTGCAGTACATCGGTGGCGGCCGGTTGAAAATGGCGCAGTTCCGCCCCGAGACCTCGCTCAACGCGACCACCACGGCGCACTACGAGGCGATGAGGGTGCGGGTGGTGCGGCAGGTGCACTTCTCGACCGCTGACCAGCGCATCCTCGATCTGGTGTTCTTCGTCAACGGTCTTCCGATGGCCACGGTGGAGTTGAAGACGGACTTCACCCAGTCGCTGGATGAGGCGATCAACCAGTACAAGCAGGGCCGCAACCCACTGACTAAGGGGCGGCCCGAGCCGCTGCTGTCCTTCGGACACCGCGCTCTGGTCCACTTCGCGGTCTCCAACGACCTCGCGGCGATGACCACCAGGCTGGAGGGGGAGAGGACCCACTTCCTGCCCTTCAACATCGGCTTCGACGGCGGTGCTGGCAACCTGCCTGGCGCGGACGGACGGTCGTCGACGGCGTACCTGTGGGAACGCGTCTGGGAGAAACACGCCTGGCTGAACATCATCGGGAGGCTGATGATCGTGCAGACCAAGGAGGAGTGGGACGTCACCGTCGGCACGTCGGTGCGGCGCACGAGCATGCTCTTCCCGCGGTTCCACCAGTGGGAGGCCGTCACAAGCATCGTCAAGGCGGTGAAGGAGGAGGGTGTTGGGCAGCGGTACCTGATTGAGCACTCGGCCGGGTCGGGGAAGACGAACACCATCGCCTGGACGGCCCACCGGCTGGCGCGGCTGCATGTCGATGACCGGAAGGTCTTCGACTCGGTCATCGTGGTCGTGGACCGCACCGTGCTCGACTCCCAGCTGCAGGATGCGATTCGGCAGATCGACGGCACCGGCAAGATCGTCGCGACTATCAGCCCCGAGGACGTCCGCAAGGCCGGCGCGAAGTCGAAGTCGGGTCTGCTGGCGCAGGCGTTGAAGAACGGTGAGCTAATCATCGCGGTGACGGTGCAGACCTTCCCGCATGCGCTGAACGAGATACGGACTGACGCTGGCCTGAAGGGCAAGCGGTTCGCCGTCATCGCCGATGAGGCGCACTCCTCCCAGTCGGGTCAGATCTCCTCGAAGCTGAAGCAGGTGCTGACGGCGGAGGAGGTCAAGGAGATCGAGGAGGGTGGCGAGGTCGATGTGGAGTCGGTGCTGGCCTCGGAGATGACCGAGCGGGCCGAGTCGGAGAACATCTCCTACTTCGCCTTCACCGCGACGCCGAAGAACAAGACCCTCGAACTGTTCGGCCGCAAGGGCGCCGACGGGAAGCCGCACGAGTTCCACCTTTACTCGATGAAGCAGGCGATCGAGGAGGGTTACATCCTCGACGTGCTCAAGGGCTATCAGTCCTACGACACTGCGTTGAAGATCGCAGGCAGGGCCGAGAGTGGTGACGGGGGAGAGGTCGAGGAGGCCGCCGCCCGCAAGGGGCTGATGCGGTGGGTGCAGCTCCACCCAACGAACATCAGCCAGAAGGTGCAGATCATCGTCGAGCACTTCCACGCCAATGTCGCCTACCTCCTCGAAGGCAAGGCGAAGGCGATGGTGGTGACCGACTCGCGCAAGTCCGCGGTGAAGTACAAGCTGGCCATCGACGCCTACATCGCCAGGCGCCGCACCGAGGACGCCTCGTACAACTACCGTACCCTGGTCGCCTTCTCCGCCGGGGTGACGATGGCCGAGGACGAGACCTGGCACAGCGACTGGGGCCCGCAGCCGTCGAAGGATGACGAGTTCACCGAGGCCAACATGAACCCCGGCGCCGGGGCTGATCTGGCAGCCGCATTCAAGGGCCAGACGTACAAGATCATGCTGGTTGCCAACAAGTTCCAGACCGGCTTCGACCAGCCCTTACTCTCGGCGATGTACATAGACAAGAAGCTGTCAGGGGTCACCGCGGTGCAGACGCTCTCGCGGCTCAACCGCACCCATCGCACCGCTGGTGGGGAGCAGAAGCGCAAGACGTTCGTCATCGACTTCGCCAACAAGCCCGAGGACATCAAGACAGCCTTCGAGCCGTACTTCAAGAATGCGACCCTTGAAACCGAGACCGATCCGTACGTAGTCGTCCACCTGGCTAACAAGCTTGCCCAGGCCGGAATCTACACCGAGGACGACGTTCGCAAGGTCGCCGAGCTGTGGGTGACCCGGAAGGGCAACAACGCGCTCTCGGCGGCGATCAGCCCGGCGCAGCACGGCTTCCGACGCCGCTACGCGCGGGCAATCGAGGAGGAGGACAAGGTCACGCTCCAGGCGCTCGACCTGTTCCGCAAGGATGTCTCCACCTACGTACGTCTCTATGACTTCATGTCCCAGATCGTCGACTACGGCGACCCCTACATGGAGATGCTCTCGATCTTCCTGCGCCTGCTGGAGAAGGTCATCGCGGAGTCCGCTTGGGCGGCCGACGTGGACCTCTCCGACGTGGTGCTGGTCGGGGTCAAGCACAACAAGGCAATCCCGGTCAACATCTCGCTCGTTGGCGACGGGCAGCTGAAGGGCATCAGCGCAGCCGGCACGGGAATGAAGAAGGATCCGAAGTACGTCGCGCTCCAGGTCGTCATAGACAAGATGAACGACCTCTTCGGCGCCGAATCGTTCGCCGAGTCCCAGGTCAGGGAGTTCGTGCAGGGACTCGTCCAGCGGTTGCTCGCCGACCCGAACCTGATCAGGCAGACCAAGGTGAACTCCAAGAAGCAGTTCGTGGAGTCACCAGACTTCCAAGCAGCCGTAACGGAGGCGGTCGCAGATAACCAGGACGCTCACAACACGATGGCTGACTACTTCTTCACCGACGGGCCGGCCATCAACTCGATCATCGTCGCCCTCGCGGATGCCTTCTACGAAGCGGCGGTCGATCAGCAGGTGGCTCCTTAA
- a CDS encoding roadblock/LC7 domain-containing protein: MTTAVQSFGWLVSEFVRTTDGVTDAVAVSSDGLLMAASESLGRDRADHLAAVVSGITSLAQNASTTHGFRGMKLVMIEMFGGFLMVGRIRDGSCLGVLATEGCDVGLVGYEMSVLADRAGELLTPQLVRQLHSAPLAAG, encoded by the coding sequence GTGACCACCGCCGTCCAGAGTTTCGGCTGGCTCGTCTCGGAGTTCGTACGCACCACGGACGGCGTCACCGACGCGGTCGCCGTCTCCTCCGACGGCCTCCTCATGGCCGCCTCCGAAAGCCTCGGCCGAGACCGCGCCGACCACCTGGCCGCCGTTGTCTCCGGCATCACCAGCCTCGCGCAGAACGCGTCGACGACACACGGCTTCCGCGGCATGAAGCTCGTCATGATCGAAATGTTCGGCGGTTTTCTCATGGTCGGCCGCATCCGCGACGGCAGCTGCCTGGGCGTCCTGGCCACCGAGGGCTGCGACGTAGGCCTGGTCGGCTACGAGATGTCAGTCCTCGCCGACCGCGCCGGCGAACTCCTCACCCCACAACTGGTACGCCAACTCCACTCGGCACCGCTGGCGGCGGGATAG
- a CDS encoding restriction endonuclease subunit S, translated as MITTLPPDWRETTVRRVLRLLDRPARSGLGVITAYRDGTVTLRSNRREDGYTFSDTENGYQEIRPGDLVFHALDGFAGAVGVSDSHGNGSPVYHVCESVVGDDPAYLARLLRHLGTSGFLATQAPNVRERSVDFRNWSTFARIPLVLPPADEQRAIAYHLDRETAHIDTLIEEQQRLIEMLRERRQAIIDVAFSVLGEPCVQLRRYTRFLTSGSRGWADYYADEGERFVRIGNLPRANLDLRGDVQFVDLPANVTEGSRTMLEAGDLLFSITAYLGSVAVVGGDWVGAYVSQHVALCRLESERVDSRFIGWFMLTTPGQDQLKEGAAGGAKMQLALDDIRGLRVPLAPINEQRSIAASLDEQTAKIDTLIEETERFIELSRERRSALITAVVTGQIDVREGA; from the coding sequence GTGATCACCACGCTGCCGCCCGACTGGCGTGAGACAACGGTGCGGCGAGTGTTGCGCCTGCTGGACCGACCAGCTCGGTCGGGGCTCGGTGTTATCACCGCCTATCGGGATGGCACAGTCACGCTGCGCTCGAACCGCCGTGAGGACGGCTACACCTTCTCTGATACCGAGAACGGTTATCAGGAGATCCGCCCTGGCGACCTGGTCTTCCACGCCCTCGACGGTTTTGCTGGCGCCGTCGGCGTCTCGGACAGCCATGGCAACGGTTCACCCGTCTACCACGTCTGCGAATCTGTGGTGGGCGACGATCCCGCTTACCTTGCCCGCCTGCTCCGCCACCTTGGTACCTCCGGGTTCCTCGCCACCCAGGCGCCGAACGTCCGCGAGCGCAGCGTTGACTTCCGCAACTGGAGCACCTTCGCCCGCATTCCTCTGGTATTGCCCCCGGCCGACGAACAGCGAGCCATCGCCTACCACCTCGACCGCGAGACGGCCCACATTGACACGCTCATTGAAGAGCAGCAGCGGTTGATCGAGATGCTCCGGGAGCGACGTCAAGCCATCATCGATGTGGCCTTTTCGGTGCTTGGTGAGCCGTGCGTGCAACTGCGCCGATACACCAGATTCCTGACGAGTGGCTCCCGCGGGTGGGCCGACTACTACGCAGATGAGGGCGAGCGTTTCGTCCGCATCGGGAACTTGCCGCGAGCCAACCTAGACCTTCGAGGTGACGTCCAGTTTGTCGACCTGCCAGCGAATGTGACTGAGGGCTCGCGAACGATGCTGGAGGCAGGAGATCTGCTCTTCTCCATCACCGCCTACTTGGGATCGGTCGCCGTGGTTGGGGGCGACTGGGTCGGTGCGTACGTCAGCCAGCATGTGGCTCTCTGCCGTTTGGAGTCAGAGCGCGTGGATTCCAGGTTCATTGGGTGGTTCATGCTGACCACTCCGGGCCAAGATCAGCTTAAGGAGGGTGCTGCAGGCGGGGCGAAGATGCAGTTGGCGCTCGATGACATCAGGGGACTTCGTGTGCCACTGGCGCCCATCAACGAACAGCGAAGCATCGCTGCATCCCTCGATGAGCAGACCGCAAAGATCGACACGCTCATCGAGGAGACCGAGCGCTTCATCGAGCTCTCCAGGGAGCGACGGTCGGCGTTGATCACGGCGGTGGTGACGGGACAGATTGACGTACGCGAGGGGGCGTGA
- a CDS encoding type I restriction-modification system subunit M — MSTLGSFIWSIADQLRGPYRPNQYGTVILPFTILRRLDCVLEPDRAAVRKLASEYENPNRLKVEVKKATRRTFYNTSNYEFANLLADADGLADNLADYIDRFSADVDVFEYFDFKKEILALEKAGLLREIVKSFGAVDLHPNVVSNADMGDAFEYIIRKFNEAANETSGDHYTPRDAIRLLVDLLFTEKDVSPSEGSIVRTLYDPTAGTGGMLSLAEEHLLAQKPEAKLSLYGQEYNPQSYAICKSDLLAKGHYATNIAFGNTLTDDAFKGRQFDFCMSNPPYGVDWKQYAKAVKAERDSAGPYGRFAPGLPATSDGQMLFLLHLAHKMRAPEDGGGRVGIIMNGSPLFNGAAESGPSNIRRWLLENDLVEAIVALPTNMFFNTGIATYIWILDNTKHPDRQGKVQLIDGTSFWTKMRKNLGSKGREISDHNRAEVVRLYADFEDADPDLSKALHNDEFGYWAITVERPLLDEDGNPVVDRRGNPKPDSKKRDTENVPFTYGGSTVGAAAEREVIQTYFDAEVKPHVPDAWIDWSKTKTGYEIPFTRHFYKYVPPRPLAEIDSDLEKQVAKILDLLREVEQ, encoded by the coding sequence GTGAGCACGCTCGGTAGCTTCATCTGGTCGATCGCGGACCAGCTTCGAGGCCCCTATCGCCCCAACCAGTACGGGACTGTGATTCTTCCGTTCACGATCCTGAGACGGCTCGACTGCGTACTTGAGCCGGACCGCGCGGCGGTACGGAAGCTGGCGTCGGAGTACGAGAACCCGAACCGGCTCAAGGTCGAGGTCAAGAAGGCCACGAGGCGGACGTTCTACAACACCTCCAACTACGAGTTCGCGAACCTGCTGGCCGATGCGGACGGGCTGGCGGACAACCTCGCTGACTACATCGACCGGTTCTCCGCCGACGTGGACGTGTTCGAGTACTTCGACTTCAAGAAGGAGATCCTGGCCCTGGAGAAGGCCGGGCTGCTGCGCGAGATCGTCAAGTCCTTCGGCGCCGTCGACCTGCATCCCAACGTCGTGTCCAACGCCGACATGGGGGATGCGTTCGAGTACATCATCCGCAAGTTCAACGAGGCCGCGAACGAGACCTCCGGAGACCACTACACGCCGCGCGACGCGATCCGGCTGCTGGTTGACCTGCTCTTCACCGAGAAGGATGTCTCCCCCTCCGAGGGCAGCATCGTCCGGACGCTGTACGACCCCACCGCCGGCACCGGCGGCATGCTCTCCCTGGCAGAGGAGCACCTGCTCGCCCAGAAGCCCGAGGCGAAGTTGAGCTTGTACGGCCAGGAGTACAACCCGCAGTCGTACGCCATCTGCAAGTCCGACCTGCTTGCAAAGGGGCACTACGCGACCAACATCGCCTTCGGTAACACGCTCACTGACGACGCCTTCAAGGGCCGCCAGTTCGACTTTTGCATGTCCAACCCGCCCTACGGGGTGGACTGGAAGCAGTACGCCAAGGCAGTCAAGGCGGAGCGCGACTCCGCCGGCCCCTACGGCCGATTCGCGCCGGGACTCCCCGCGACCTCGGACGGCCAAATGCTCTTCCTGCTCCACTTGGCCCACAAGATGCGCGCCCCCGAGGACGGCGGTGGCCGCGTCGGCATCATCATGAACGGCTCGCCACTCTTCAACGGCGCCGCCGAATCCGGCCCTTCCAACATCCGCAGGTGGTTGCTGGAGAACGACCTGGTCGAGGCTATCGTCGCGCTGCCGACCAACATGTTCTTCAACACCGGCATCGCCACCTACATCTGGATCCTCGACAACACCAAGCACCCTGACCGCCAGGGTAAGGTCCAGCTCATCGACGGCACGTCGTTCTGGACCAAGATGCGCAAGAACCTTGGGTCTAAGGGACGCGAGATCAGCGACCATAACCGCGCCGAGGTCGTGCGGCTGTACGCCGATTTCGAGGACGCCGACCCCGACCTCTCCAAGGCGCTGCACAACGACGAGTTCGGCTACTGGGCCATCACCGTCGAGCGTCCCCTGCTCGACGAGGACGGGAACCCTGTAGTCGACCGCAGGGGCAACCCGAAGCCCGACTCGAAAAAGCGTGATACCGAAAACGTGCCCTTCACCTACGGCGGCTCAACCGTCGGCGCGGCAGCCGAGCGCGAAGTCATCCAGACGTACTTCGACGCGGAGGTGAAGCCGCACGTCCCTGACGCCTGGATCGATTGGTCCAAGACCAAGACCGGCTACGAGATCCCCTTCACCCGCCACTTCTACAAGTACGTACCACCCCGCCCGCTTGCCGAGATCGACTCCGACCTGGAGAAGCAGGTAGCCAAGATCCTTGATCTCCTCCGCGAGGTGGAGCAGTGA